GCGTCCTTGAATGCGCAGCAATACGCCGTCGGCCTGCAATTCTCGTAAGGCCCTTCGAACGGTTAGGGGAGAGGCACCAAAAGTGCCTGCCAGATCATCCTCGGATGGCACCTGGAAGTTGGCGGGCCACTCCGCGGATTCTATCTTCCTGTCGATGGCTGTTTTAATCTGGACATAAAGGGGCTGGTCAGAATTGCTCATATCTTTACGCATAATGATGTTATTATCTCATTATAATCACATTATAACCGTAGCCGGGTCAAGCCAACTTTGGCGATTTGTAAGTTTTGATGGTGGATATGCGAAGTAGTCGCCCAATCCGCATATGCTGATGATTATAAGGCGTTATGTAGCGGCAAGTGATGCAGTTATCTCAATTTCCACCTTGGCGCCGTCCACGGGGATCTCGCAGATCAGAAATGTGCTAGTCGGGCAAATATTGGCGAATAATTCCCCCAGAACTGGCGTCACCTCGGCCGCTGAGGTCCGGTCGCTCACATAAACACGGCTTGCGACAGCGTTTTGCAAGCTGGCACCTAAATTGCGCAGAACCTCATCGATATCCGCCAAGGCATTGCGCGCTTGTTCCCCGGCGTTTGTTGGGAATTGACCTGTGGATTTGTTTCGTCCGGTGGTGCCCGAAATATAGACCGTAGTGCCATCAATTACGGCCTTAGCATAACCCGCAATCTTTTCCGAAGCTGCTCCCGTGAAAATTCGCTCTACCAATGTCACTCTTCCTCTTTTGTTATCTTTATAGCCATAGATTTTCGAGATCATCTCGCGGCTTGCCGCTGAAATCTGGCGGGTGACAAAGCTCTGATGTCAGCGCTTACAGCCCTGCCAGTCGCGAGTTCTGCGAGCACTTTACCGACCATCGGACCTAGGCCGAAACCATGCCCGCTGAATCCAGTCGCAACAAGAAGTCCTTCGAGGCCGGGTAGGGGGCCGAGCACGGGAATGACATCTGGCAAGGTATCGATGATCCCGCCCCATACCGCTTCAATTTCGAGCGAGGCCACTTCTGGCATGAATGCACGCAACTCGCTTTGTGCCTGCTCAACACGTTGCCTGTCAGGCGCGGCGTTCTCAGAACCCGGCACTATATCGGCGATCGTCGGTGGGGATTTTATTCGCCTCACTTTATCGAGCAGATGAAGGTAGTTAATCTTCGCTGCGTCCGGATTGCTGCGCATTGTTTGTCGATAATGACGAAGATAACGCCATGAATCGAGGCGCAGATCGTACTCCCCGCCTGCGACGGAAAACACAAAAGCCCCCCGCACGTCTTGTCTAATTCCGGTGAGTGGTAGAGAAACGCAAGGATCCATCGATAGCTGGGGCGCAGCAACAGTTCGGCAAACTGTGGCACGGATTCGTTCCTGAGGTAGGTCAAATCCGACCGCACGCAACAGTTTTCCGCTGCCAGTTCCGGCACAGCAGACAACGCATTGTGACCGATAAAGGTGCCTATCAACCCAGACCCCACCTATTCTTCCGGCCGCAATTTCGAGCTTTGTCACCTTGCTGCCAAAGATCGCAGCAACGCCTATTTCAAGAGCAGCTTCAAAAATAGCTCTGGTTGCCCGGCCGGGTTCGGCCCTGCCGTCAGTCGCCGTAAACATTGCGCCACGGATCTGGGTGCCTTCCCTCAGTAGCGGAATTTTCTGATGAATCTGCTTCGGGCTCAGCAACAATGTGTCTAGCCCGTATTCTCGTGCACGGTTCTGCCAATTCTGCTGGTGTTCAATATCCGTGTCATTGACTGCGAGCGCGACATTGCCGCCACAGAACCAGCCGACACAGCGTCCGATATCCTTCTCTAAGCCCTGCCACAATTGGCGTGCGCCCATAGCCAGAGGCAATTCTCGGAAATCGCGCCCCTGTTGTCTTACAAAACCAAGATTGCGTCCCGATTGGCGGGAGCCTGGTACGTCATGCTCGATAATCAAAACGCGCAACCCGAGGCGCGATGCATAAAGAGCAGTAGAACAACCGACGATGCCGCCGCCAACGACGATCAAATCCCAGTCTCTTTTGCTCTTCAGATTGTGTCCATCTAACATTCAATGAACCTTTGAAAGGAAGGAGCGGGTTCTTGCAAAAGCAGCATTGCTCAGAATCTCGCTCGGCGACCCGCATTCAACAATGCGGCCCGCCTGCATGAAGGCAATTCGGTTACAGACTTCGCGGGCAAATGACATTTCATGAGTGACTACCATCATTGTCAGCCCCTCCTGCGCGAGTGAACGAATGACGTCGAGAACCTCTCCAACAAGTTCCGGATCGAGTGCACTGGTCGGCTCGTCAAACAACAGCACTTTTGGTTTCATGGCAAGTGCCCGCGCAATCGCTACGCGCTGCTGCTGGCCGCCCGATAGCATGCGAGGATAGTTATGCATTTTATCCGCAAGTCCGACCCGCTCAAGCAGGACTTTCGCCTGCGCTTCTGCATCTTTACGTGCGACGCCGAGGACATGCACCGGCGCTTCCATGATGTTTTCAAGGGCAGTCTTGTGGCCGAATAGGTTAAAGTTCTGGAATACCATACCGATCCGGGCGCGTTGCCGAGCAATCAACTTTTCTGGCAGTTCGTGTGCAAAATTCCCGATACGTCGGTAACCGATCAGCTCACCTCCAACGGTAATGCTTCCCTTCTCGATTGTTTCAAGATGGTTCACACAGCGTAGAAGTGTTGATTTCCCAGAGCCCGAAGGGCCAATCAGACTGATTACTTCACCTGCTCCAACCTCGAGGCTGATTTCTTCCAATACAGTCAGGCTTCCGTATTTTTTCGAGACACGGTCAAAAACAATCATCGGATCGAACATTTTCATCGGACCTTCTGGCGAAACAAGCGTCTGGATGGTTTGGTGGCCGTGAGCTTACCCGAACGACCAAAATGGCGTTCAATGCGCGTCTGGACCGAACTCAGGATAGTTGTTGCCGCAAGGTACCAGATACAGGCGACGATCAGCAGTGGAATGGTTTGGAAGTTTCGGGAATAAATGGTCTGCGCGGAATAGAGAAGGTCGGCAAGCGAGATCACACTGACCAGTGATGATGTCTTGAGCATGCCGATCGTCTGATTGCCGGTGGGTGGAATGATAACAGGCATTGCCTGTGGCAGTACAATGCGCCACATCGATTTACCGTTTGTCATACCAAGGGATTTCGCTGCTTGGCGCTGCCCCGGATCGACCGCCATCAGCCCGCTTCGGATTATTTCTGACATATAGGCACCTTCGTTCAGCCCCAGCCCAAGAACTGCCGCCGTAATCGGTGATATCAGCGTATTAGTGGGAACAGAAATCCAAAAGGATGTGAACGGGACGCCAATCGATAGCTGCGGGAACAACGCACCCAGATTATACCAGAAAATGAGCTGAACGAGTACGGGGGTGCCGCGAAAGAACCAAATATAAGCTTTTGCGATTGTTGAAATAACCGGATTTCCCGACAGCGTCATAATGGCAAACACTGTGCCCAACACCACACCAATTATCATAGTGACGGCTGTTAGCCATAAAGTTAGGGAAAGCCCCCAAAGGATGCGTTGGTCAAACAGATATTCCCAGACCACCTCCCATCCAAAATTCGGATTGGCTGCAATCATGGTTGTACAATAAACAACCAGTATCATAAGCAAAGTTGCAGCGAGACGTGTCTTCCAGGCACTTGCTTTGACATAGGTAAGCATTTCCCGTTGAGGGAAGGGGAGCTGGGAAGGGATTCGGTTGTCGGACATTGGCGCAGTCTCTCACAAAAGCAGTGGGGAGCAGCCGGTGCCTAACACACCGGCTGCCGTCATCATTTTGCGCCAGGTATCGTGGCGAGATTGATACCGGGTTCGTGATCCATTGCCATAGGAGAAACAGTCCACTTGGCGTAGATCTTCTCGTAATCTCCATTGGCCCGCACCTCATTCAACGCACGAAGCAAGGCTTCACCGAGATCACCTTCGTCCTTCCGGAACGCAATGCCACTTGGCATTCTTGGTAAAATAGGCATAGCAATGACCTTGACGGGGTGCGGTGCTGCTTTGGAGATTTCCCCCGCAAGGGCCGCAGATGTCAGTACAAAGTCGCTGCGACCGGAGTAAAGCGACAGCAGGGTTCCTTCTGAAGTTCCAAACTCGGAAACAGTTGGCTTTTCTTTGCCAGCCTCAACACACGCATCGCCAAGTTCTTTGGTGATCATGCCGACCCATTCCGTGCCGCTTTGCGCCGATCCTTTCAGGCCACAAAGACCAAGATGATCGCTAACGCCTGCGCCATTTTGCTCAAGAACATATGCCGAAGATGTCGTATACCCATAATCGACGAAACTTACGACCTTCTGTCGCTCGGCATTGTCAGTGATGCCTTCCATCGCGATATCCCAACGTCCAGACTGCACACCGGGGATGAGAGAGTCGAATGCGACGGAGGTAACATCCATCTTAACCTTGAGGCGATCGGCAATTGCATTCCACAAATCGACTTCGAAGCCGACGATTTCACCCGCATCATTCACAGACTGAAATGGAGGATATTTAGCGTCAGTGACAAGCTTGAGAACGCCCGCATCCTTATACTTCTGAGGCAGGATTTCTGAGGCAGTCTGCGCGTGGACCGGGCCTGTCATTACAAGGAGTCCAGTGGCGACAATCGCCGCTGCCGTCCGTTGAGTTAATCTGCTTTCAATATTCATTTTAAGGTTCCCATTTATTGGCCTTGATTATTAGTGAGCCGTACGGCCTTTACGGCTCACCCGTTTTGTTTACATCCGCGGTTAACCGATAACGAACGGGTTGGCTATTTCCTCTGCAGTCGACAGCCAGACCGCTTTCGTTTGTAGGAACTCTCGGATTCCTTCCAGCCCATTTTCCCGCCCTATACCGCTCTTTTTATAACCGCCAAACGGTGTGGTGTAGGATACATCACGATAGGTGTTAACCCATACACTGCCGGCCTCAAGACGTTCTGACATCAGGATTGCCCGCCGCATATCGGCGGTCCAAACCCCCGCTGCCAGTCCGAATTCACTATCATTCGCAATGGCGATGGCCTCGTCAGGGTCGTCGAACGGAATAGCAGCAAGCACCGGACCAAAAACCTCTTCACGCGCTATCCGCATATCGTTGTTAACACCCGCAAAGATTGTGGGTTCAATAAAAAAGCCATCCCTGCACTCGGCTAGATCTGGCCTTTTGCCTCCTAGCAGCAGTTCGGCTCCTTCTCCACGCGCCACATCGATATAACCTAGTACCTTCTCGTATTGCATGGCGTTTGCAATAGGTCCGATCCTCGTATCCGGGTGCGTTGGATCACCGATCCGTGCCGTACGGGTAAATTCCGCCAATTTTTCCAGGAACTGATCGTGAATTTTTCGCTGCAATAGCAAACGAGAACCTGCAATGCAGGTCTGTCCGACCGCACCGAATATACCCCCCACGACGCCTCGCACGGCATTATCGAGATTTGCGTCCTCAAAGATGATATTAGGCGATTTACCCCCAAGCTCTAAACTCACGCGCTTTATGTCTCGGGCCGCAAGCGAATAAAGATGGGCGCCGGTCCGCGTCGAACCCGTAAACCCAACATGGCGGGTAAGCGGATGGGTTACGAGAGGCTCTCCAACCTCTGGTCCATAACCTGTGACCACATTGATCACACCATTTGGAAAGCCAGCCTTGCAGACCAGTTCCATCAATTTGAGCGCCGTTGCTGAGGTATGTTCGGCAGGTTTCATGACGAGCGTGCAACCCGCAGCGAGCGCCGGGGCGGCCTTGAGTGAAAACAAGAATAGAGGGGCGTTCCAGGGCACGATCCCAACACAGACGCCGAGCGGCTCATGGCGCGAGAAACTTAGCGCATTTTTGTCACAGGGATGGACCGCCCCTTCAATCTTATCCGCCAGCCCGGCATAATAGTGGTACCATCGCGGTATGTAGCGGATTTGATGGCGCATTTCGGCCAGTAGTCGGCCATTATCCCGTACTTCGATTTCGGCGAGCTCGTCTGCATGTTCTTCGATCAGTTCGGCAAAGCGCTGAATGATCCGACCTCGTAAACTGGGATGCATAGACCGCCAAGGGCCCTCAGTAAACGCTTTGTGTGCCGCCAGAATTGCGCGATCAGCATCTTCCGCGTTGCCGCGGGGAACCAGTGCCCAGGGCTTTGCGGTAAAGGGATTGACTGTTTCAATATATTCTCCAGATGCCGGGGCAACCCATTCACCATTGATATACATTTGAAGCTTCGGAAGGTCCTCAGTCGACATAATTCCTCCTGATTTACGGTCACACACGCCAGTATAATCACTGATTGACACGCCATCTGACCAAATTCTGCTTTTTACGATATTGTTATATATGGGAAATGATATCAGTATTAATGTCAATAGAAAAAGTTACTCGTTGAAAACGCGAATTTACGCGAATTCGAGCGTGGAAAAAGGCAGGAGAATCCGGAAAAGCGTGAGGCCGAGCAGGCGAGATGCGGGTGAAATGGACCATCGACCGAAATTTATGTCTTGATTATGATATCATAATAGGAGAAGTCTGATAGTAGTTATGGCGATTTGGTGAGCGTATCTCCGTGAATTCAGACCCGCATCTTTACGAAAAAATTAAAAACGAGATCGATCGGCGCATCGAAAAACAGATATGGCCCGTCAATTTTCAGGTGCCTTCTGAATGTGAACTCGCTGCCGAATTTGACGCTTCGCGACCGACAGTGCGTCGCGCGCTGCGAGAACTCCAGGTCGCAGGTGCAATCATGCGTGTTCCACGTCGGGGTACTTTTGTGCTCGGACCACGGACCCAATGCGCAGTCTTCAATCTCGTCGATATTGGCGAGGAGATCATTGGTTCAGGTGGGGCGCACACCTGCCAAATTCTGGTCCATACGACGCTTGCAGAAGATGACCCTGCGAGAAATTTGCTGCATTTGGCTGCAAAGGAACCAATTTTTTATAGCCGTATTCTGCATCTTGAGGACGGAACGCCTATTCAGCTCGAAGAGCGCTACGTCAACAGCGCGGAAGCTCCCACATACGCAGAACAGGACTTTAGCGTTCGCGGTCCGGACATGTGGCTACAACGCGCCACAGAGATAACCTCAGTTGAAAATACAATACGCGCGATCAGAGCAGATGATGATGTTCGGCAATTATTGCAAATCGATTGCAATCAGCCCTGCCTGCTTCTGGATCGTTCAACATGGCGCGATGGCATTCCAGTCACTCGTAGTCGTTTTATCTATCCTGGTGATCGCTATCGACTGCGTTCTGCTCATGAAGCTCGAACCCATCGATTAGGCCTGATGTCCAGTTTTAGTAGTGTCCGCTAAAATACACAAGGGAACTGTAAATGAGAGATTTTATTAGCCTACTCAAAGAGCGCGGTGAATTGCTCGTCGTCGATCGCGAGATCGATCCGGCCCACGAGCTCGCTGCCGTCACACAGCTTGCGCAAAAGAAATGGGAAAAGCCCGTAATGTTCACAAACGTGAAAGGCACGCGGTTTCCGGTCGTCAGTAATATTTACAGCACACGTGAGAGAATAGCCGAAGTTATAGGTATTGATGCGGGCGATTTTTGCAGACAATGGAGCAGACTCGCATCGTTGGGTGCGTCGGAGATGGCGCATCCATTGCGGCTTGCAGCAGACGAAGAACTACCCGAATATGAAGATGTAAAATTATCGGATTTACCACTGATCACCTATTCGGATCGCGATGGTGCGCCTTACTTCACATCCGCGATGTTTATTGCGCGCGACCCTGAAACGGGAGTGGGCAACCTTTCCTATCACCGGTCCATGTATATTAGTGATAATGAGCTTCGCTGCAGGCTGGCACCTAGACACCACCTCACGATCTATCATGAGAAGGCCGAAAAGCTTGGAAAGCCATTGGAGGCGGCAATGTTGATCGGGACGCCATCTGCGGCATTCCTGACTGCGGCAGCGCCCTTGCCCTACGACGTTGACGAGCTGGAAGTTGCTGCGCGACTGCGTGGAAAGCCTATTCCAATGCGAAAATGCAAACATATTGACTTGGAGGTCCCGGCCGAAACGGAAGTGGTCATTGAAGGGCGCTTTTTGCCAAATGAGCGTCGGCCAGAAGGACCGTTTGGCGAGTTCATGGGATATTATGTTCCGGTGGGGCCAAATGCCGTTTTTGAAGTTCTCGCGGTGACTGTGCGCAAAGACGCCATGTTTCATTCTATCTTATGCGGCTCACCCGAAGAGGTCTTGACGCTTGAACTGTCCGTTTCAGCAAACATCTTCCAGAGACTGAGTGCGGCGTTGCCAGGAATAGTGAATGTCACTTGCCAACCCTTCGTCAATCACGCAATTATTCAGATTGAACCACAGTTCGAGGGGCATGCGCGTCAAGTCATGCTTGCTGCAATTGGCGCTGAGCCGATTTGGTCCAAGCAGATCACAGTCGTGGATAGGGATATCGACATTTACGATATGGATGACGTTCAATGGGCGATCCTGACGCGATGCCGTCCAGACAAGGATATGCTGATCATACCCGAAACACCTTCCTTCTATCGGGATGAGCAAAAGGATCATTGGGGACGCCTGCTTGTTGATGCGACCAAGCCCTGGGGGCGTGAGGCCGAGTTTGAACGTAAGCGGCTGCGTCTTGGGGATAAGGTAAAGGCTAGCGACTGGTTCAAGGGAGCTTAAAATCATGGCCCCGGCTCGCATAATCATTGGTATATCGGGCGCCTCCGGCGCCCTTTACGGAGTAAACGCACTCCGGCTTGCACGCGCATCCGGTGTCGAGACGCATCTAGTGGTCTCACGCGCGGCGCTACTTACGCTTCATCAGGAGATGGGAATTCAAAAATCTGATCTTACTAGTATGGCTGACATCGTGCATTCGGCATCGGATGTGGGTGCATCAATAGCTTCGGGATCATTTAAAACGATGGGCATGCTGATCGCACCATGTTCGGTCAAAACGCTTTCCGAGATTGCAAGCGGAGTGACGTCGACTTTGATGAGCAGAGCCGCCGATGTGATCCTTAAAGAACGACGGCGACTTGTACTTATGCTCAGGGAAACGCCACTCCATCTCGGCCATCTAAAATCAATGACTGCGGTAACCGAGATGGGTGCAATCGTTATGCCACCGGTGCCTGCATTTTATTCACATCCCGCTTCAATCGATGAAATGGTTAATCACTCTGTCGGCCGCGCGCTAGACTTGTTTGACATTGAGACTGGGGTCGTAAAACGGTGGCAAGGATTAAAGGCTCAGACCGATCAATGAAGGTCAACCGGCCGCGACGGGCCATCCGAAACTCATCTACCTAGCATCACCGGATATCACGGGGGATATGATGAAGCACAGTGAAGTCACATCGGGGCTTTGGTCATTCATGATCACGTTCTACACCCTGCCCGGAGCAGCGGAAACATTGCTTTCGTTGCAGGATGAGTATGATGTCGATGTGGTTTTGCTACTGGCGGTGCTCTATGCTGTGTCAACAGGAACCCGTCTCAGCGCTGGAGACATAATGAGCATCGATGCGGAGATAATGCGCTTTAGAGAAACTGCAATTATTCCTCTGCGCACTATTAGAACGCGTTTAAAATTGCTCCCTGAATTCCCAGCCGACAGCTCTGTGGTGGCACTCAGGAAAAAGGTGAAGCGACTGGAGCTGGAAGCTGAAAAAATTGAAGCTTTAGCGATCGCGCAGCTGTTAAAAAAGTACCAAGTTACAGAAGAGCCGATTACCGATCACGGAGTTGATAGTACGATCGCGGCCTTCTTTCAATTCATCGGGTATAGAAGCCCAGGCAACGAAGCTGCTCCGCTTGACGCCACCATGCAACCTTTGAAGAATTATCTAAGGGACATGAACGCACTCTGCGCGCACCGGCCGCTGTGAAAGTTGCTGAAAGCAGCTATTCATTTAGTCGAAAAATTGCCTTTTGGGGGTACGGTTTGCATAGATGCGTGTCTTCACCTTGCCGTGAGGATTGAAAAGCTTTTGTATTGCGTATTTTGCAGAATGTTAGCAATTTTGTCCCCAGATTTCAGCTGTTTATGAAATTTGTTTCACAAGTAGAAACGCTTACTTGCTGAGCGTCCCAAAAAGTATTAGCAAAAAGCTGCGTTTATATTCTTTTGAAAGAGAAAACCACATGAAGCGTCTGATCTTAACTGCGATTTTTACTGGTGTCACTTTAACGGCATCAATGGCTCAGCAGCCGACTCCTGAACAGATGGAAATGGCGTATAACGCTGCGCGAAACCAAGCTGGTGTCCTCAAGTACTGTGAGGAAAAAGGTCATATCGACGGCAGTGCGTCCGAGGTTCAAACCAAGTTGCTAGCTCTTGTACCGGCCCCTGCGGACGTTTCAAAAGGTGACGCGGCTGAAGAAGTCGGAAAGCAGGGCAAGGTCGCGGTCATGGGTATGGAACAAGACATCGCGACAGCCGCAAAAGCACAAGGCATTGACGAAGCTAAACTTTGCGAAACAATGGCAAGCGCACTTAAGCAGGCCGCAGCGAACCTTCCGCAATAAAACTTCTTCAAGCGCATTTACTTTATCGATATTCTGCAGCCCGTTTAGCCGAAATGCTGTACGGGCTGTAAGCATTTTTGCGCCTGAATCCGCGGCGAACAGGCGACTTTGGTGCTCGCCGCTCGTGACAAAGCTAAGAAGTGCCTCGGTCGGAAAGCCCGTTCGGATCAACTTAAGCTGAAGGGCAAGCCAACAATAGATATTAAAGCGGGACGAGCGGCAAAGCTTTTGCTCATTCGCTACAGCTAACTCACAGTATTAAGTCCGCAAAGGTGGGTAACATAACAAAAATGAATCCGTCGCAAACAATCGATTCATAAAACTCGTTAGACCTGATTGGAGGATTGGTAGATCCTCCGATTATGTCAAATTCAATGAATTTCTGCTTTCGAAAAATCGTTCCAGAAAGAAACATGAAGCGTTATTACTCAATCACGCTCACAAAGACGCTTTTTGACGAGTGGTGCATCGTTTGCATTTGGGGTCGATTGGGGGGTGGCGGACAAAGCCGCCAATACACCTTCAAATTTGAGCATGAGGCACGCTTCCTACTCGAAAGGCTCGTCAAACGGCGCTACACGCGCCAATATCATCTGGCATGACTGAGTGTTAGTCAAAAGCGCATCCATTGATCTCATCGAGCAACAATTTAGCACGTCCATGAGTGGTGCTTTCTGAATACCCACCCAGTGAGCAATAAAGCGATAATTATCGCTAATGTGACCATTCCGACAGCGCCGTCGGAAGAAGAAAGAAACCATGTGAGCGCAGGGTGGTCACTCGTGGTGGTTTGATCAAACATATACCAGCGATTAGTGTTGCGCCCTCCGCTTCCTGAGCGAACAACTGAGCCGCCAATGAGGGCTGCCAGCCAGGGCCGTATGAGAGCGTTGAGAATGACGCAAAATATTAACGGGAAAATGACAACAAGCTTGTTAAAGGACGGACGCAGCTTCTTCGCCTTTGACCAGACTGAATGTGCGACTGCTGTTAATTGCTGGTGCGATTGCTTCATTTTAACGACCATCGACCTTTAAAGGGATCACACACTCTACAACCTTGCCTGGACCATTGACGCTTCGAACGCTTCCGCCCAGCCGATGGCAATCTGAATAGGGCCACAACGACAAAGGCAATACCGAACCGATCAGCCAACCCACGAATAGTGGGGCAACCAATAATGAAACTCTCTTGATCATATTGAGATGATAGACCGCGGAAGAACAAGCTGCAGCTATTTTTTTGCTTTCTTGTAATGCTGGTTTTGCTATTTACCAAGCCGTCCCGGCAAAGCCTGTTGGCTCAATTCTCTCTGAGAGTTTGGCTTCTAAAGCCTCCACATTTGCATTTGAGAGGGCGTTGACTTTTGTCAGTATCGATGACTATTGTCAAAACACTTAACGAAAGAGCCTCAATGCCTGTCCGACCGAATGATCAGATCATCCACAAGGCCGCCTGGCTTTATTACACACACGGGCTGCGGCAAGACGAAGTGGCCCAGCGCCTTGAAATATCCCGTGCGTCGATTGCGATGTATCTTCGTAAGGCACGCGATATGGGAATTGTCACGATTTCGACCTCGTCGGAGTTGTTTTCCGACGACGTCCTGGCGCGAGAACTGGAAGATGCGACAGGCCTGACCACCGCTTGGCTCGTGCCAGAAGATCGTCAAGCTATGGATCCAACGGCTGAAATGCCTGTCGTGGCTGCGGCCGTTTTCCTAGAACTCCTCAATAAGGGCGACAGGGTAGGGGTGGCATGGGGCCGAACGGTCTACCACATTGCCGATGTCATGCCTTTCGCGGATCTTAGTGGTGTTACAGTTGTTCAGCTTTGCGGAAATCTCGGCGCACCTTATTCTTACCGCCCTGACCAATGCACCACAGAAATTGC
This genomic stretch from Ochrobactrum sp. BTU1 harbors:
- a CDS encoding FAD-binding oxidoreductase — translated: MLDGHNLKSKRDWDLIVVGGGIVGCSTALYASRLGLRVLIIEHDVPGSRQSGRNLGFVRQQGRDFRELPLAMGARQLWQGLEKDIGRCVGWFCGGNVALAVNDTDIEHQQNWQNRAREYGLDTLLLSPKQIHQKIPLLREGTQIRGAMFTATDGRAEPGRATRAIFEAALEIGVAAIFGSKVTKLEIAAGRIGGVWVDRHLYRSQCVVCCAGTGSGKLLRAVGFDLPQERIRATVCRTVAAPQLSMDPCVSLPLTGIRQDVRGAFVFSVAGGEYDLRLDSWRYLRHYRQTMRSNPDAAKINYLHLLDKVRRIKSPPTIADIVPGSENAAPDRQRVEQAQSELRAFMPEVASLEIEAVWGGIIDTLPDVIPVLGPLPGLEGLLVATGFSGHGFGLGPMVGKVLAELATGRAVSADIRALSPARFQRQAAR
- a CDS encoding UbiX family flavin prenyltransferase, whose protein sequence is MAPARIIIGISGASGALYGVNALRLARASGVETHLVVSRAALLTLHQEMGIQKSDLTSMADIVHSASDVGASIASGSFKTMGMLIAPCSVKTLSEIASGVTSTLMSRAADVILKERRRLVLMLRETPLHLGHLKSMTAVTEMGAIVMPPVPAFYSHPASIDEMVNHSVGRALDLFDIETGVVKRWQGLKAQTDQ
- a CDS encoding UTRA domain-containing protein; the protein is MNSDPHLYEKIKNEIDRRIEKQIWPVNFQVPSECELAAEFDASRPTVRRALRELQVAGAIMRVPRRGTFVLGPRTQCAVFNLVDIGEEIIGSGGAHTCQILVHTTLAEDDPARNLLHLAAKEPIFYSRILHLEDGTPIQLEERYVNSAEAPTYAEQDFSVRGPDMWLQRATEITSVENTIRAIRADDDVRQLLQIDCNQPCLLLDRSTWRDGIPVTRSRFIYPGDRYRLRSAHEARTHRLGLMSSFSSVR
- a CDS encoding amino acid ABC transporter ATP-binding protein — translated: MIVFDRVSKKYGSLTVLEEISLEVGAGEVISLIGPSGSGKSTLLRCVNHLETIEKGSITVGGELIGYRRIGNFAHELPEKLIARQRARIGMVFQNFNLFGHKTALENIMEAPVHVLGVARKDAEAQAKVLLERVGLADKMHNYPRMLSGGQQQRVAIARALAMKPKVLLFDEPTSALDPELVGEVLDVIRSLAQEGLTMMVVTHEMSFAREVCNRIAFMQAGRIVECGSPSEILSNAAFARTRSFLSKVH
- a CDS encoding ABC transporter substrate-binding protein; the protein is MNIESRLTQRTAAAIVATGLLVMTGPVHAQTASEILPQKYKDAGVLKLVTDAKYPPFQSVNDAGEIVGFEVDLWNAIADRLKVKMDVTSVAFDSLIPGVQSGRWDIAMEGITDNAERQKVVSFVDYGYTTSSAYVLEQNGAGVSDHLGLCGLKGSAQSGTEWVGMITKELGDACVEAGKEKPTVSEFGTSEGTLLSLYSGRSDFVLTSAALAGEISKAAPHPVKVIAMPILPRMPSGIAFRKDEGDLGEALLRALNEVRANGDYEKIYAKWTVSPMAMDHEPGINLATIPGAK
- a CDS encoding TIGR02444 family protein, giving the protein MMKHSEVTSGLWSFMITFYTLPGAAETLLSLQDEYDVDVVLLLAVLYAVSTGTRLSAGDIMSIDAEIMRFRETAIIPLRTIRTRLKLLPEFPADSSVVALRKKVKRLELEAEKIEALAIAQLLKKYQVTEEPITDHGVDSTIAAFFQFIGYRSPGNEAAPLDATMQPLKNYLRDMNALCAHRPL
- a CDS encoding amino acid ABC transporter permease; protein product: MLTYVKASAWKTRLAATLLMILVVYCTTMIAANPNFGWEVVWEYLFDQRILWGLSLTLWLTAVTMIIGVVLGTVFAIMTLSGNPVISTIAKAYIWFFRGTPVLVQLIFWYNLGALFPQLSIGVPFTSFWISVPTNTLISPITAAVLGLGLNEGAYMSEIIRSGLMAVDPGQRQAAKSLGMTNGKSMWRIVLPQAMPVIIPPTGNQTIGMLKTSSLVSVISLADLLYSAQTIYSRNFQTIPLLIVACIWYLAATTILSSVQTRIERHFGRSGKLTATKPSRRLFRQKVR
- a CDS encoding aldehyde dehydrogenase codes for the protein MSTEDLPKLQMYINGEWVAPASGEYIETVNPFTAKPWALVPRGNAEDADRAILAAHKAFTEGPWRSMHPSLRGRIIQRFAELIEEHADELAEIEVRDNGRLLAEMRHQIRYIPRWYHYYAGLADKIEGAVHPCDKNALSFSRHEPLGVCVGIVPWNAPLFLFSLKAAPALAAGCTLVMKPAEHTSATALKLMELVCKAGFPNGVINVVTGYGPEVGEPLVTHPLTRHVGFTGSTRTGAHLYSLAARDIKRVSLELGGKSPNIIFEDANLDNAVRGVVGGIFGAVGQTCIAGSRLLLQRKIHDQFLEKLAEFTRTARIGDPTHPDTRIGPIANAMQYEKVLGYIDVARGEGAELLLGGKRPDLAECRDGFFIEPTIFAGVNNDMRIAREEVFGPVLAAIPFDDPDEAIAIANDSEFGLAAGVWTADMRRAILMSERLEAGSVWVNTYRDVSYTTPFGGYKKSGIGRENGLEGIREFLQTKAVWLSTAEEIANPFVIG
- a CDS encoding RidA family protein, with the translated sequence MVERIFTGAASEKIAGYAKAVIDGTTVYISGTTGRNKSTGQFPTNAGEQARNALADIDEVLRNLGASLQNAVASRVYVSDRTSAAEVTPVLGELFANICPTSTFLICEIPVDGAKVEIEITASLAAT
- a CDS encoding UbiD family decarboxylase, encoding MRDFISLLKERGELLVVDREIDPAHELAAVTQLAQKKWEKPVMFTNVKGTRFPVVSNIYSTRERIAEVIGIDAGDFCRQWSRLASLGASEMAHPLRLAADEELPEYEDVKLSDLPLITYSDRDGAPYFTSAMFIARDPETGVGNLSYHRSMYISDNELRCRLAPRHHLTIYHEKAEKLGKPLEAAMLIGTPSAAFLTAAAPLPYDVDELEVAARLRGKPIPMRKCKHIDLEVPAETEVVIEGRFLPNERRPEGPFGEFMGYYVPVGPNAVFEVLAVTVRKDAMFHSILCGSPEEVLTLELSVSANIFQRLSAALPGIVNVTCQPFVNHAIIQIEPQFEGHARQVMLAAIGAEPIWSKQITVVDRDIDIYDMDDVQWAILTRCRPDKDMLIIPETPSFYRDEQKDHWGRLLVDATKPWGREAEFERKRLRLGDKVKASDWFKGA